The Leptospira fletcheri genome includes a region encoding these proteins:
- a CDS encoding exo-beta-N-acetylmuramidase NamZ family protein — MRFKERNKKILTLIIFFLTITSDSCAEASSRRHISNSKIIPSEVAFYEEILPSLAGKTVILVTNPSGIGKYPERILREFKEKKVKIKHLIGLEHGFLGLEEDFSKSPVTVDETFQLPIYHIYKVKNSEIPAILKGGDAIIFDVMDMGMRCYTYLSVLKRLMDNLPDVETTRFILLDHPNPALYLGARGENLEKKFLNFAGEFPSLFFTGMTMGEAAMFYNGEYLSNKIKLEVISPKNLKRGFDWEKEGIAWITPSPNLPMLESARNYLGLVLLEGVNVSVGRGTQAPFVYFGAPWMNEPDALLSELNEGSKGDYYYQSVFFKPTFGPFKGEICRGLRLTVVNKNYDPIRMAYLLVSVLKKKYKDFRWRQYPDGSHNIDFLWGTERFRRSIDSGIEYADFKKSFSESEENMNRSLRKYLMY; from the coding sequence ATGCGGTTCAAAGAAAGAAACAAAAAAATCCTAACTTTAATCATTTTTTTTCTGACAATTACCTCCGATTCGTGCGCAGAAGCTTCTTCTCGTAGACATATCTCCAATTCCAAAATCATCCCGTCGGAAGTCGCTTTTTACGAAGAAATACTTCCCTCGCTCGCCGGCAAAACCGTGATCCTAGTCACGAATCCTTCGGGAATCGGAAAGTATCCGGAAAGAATCCTTAGGGAATTCAAAGAAAAGAAGGTCAAGATCAAACACCTGATAGGACTAGAACACGGATTCTTGGGTTTGGAAGAGGATTTCAGTAAGTCCCCCGTAACCGTCGATGAAACGTTCCAGTTACCCATCTATCATATATACAAGGTGAAAAACTCGGAGATCCCTGCCATTTTGAAAGGGGGGGACGCCATCATATTCGACGTGATGGATATGGGAATGAGATGCTATACTTATTTGAGCGTTCTAAAACGGTTGATGGACAATCTTCCGGATGTTGAAACGACTCGATTTATACTTTTGGATCACCCGAATCCAGCCTTGTATTTAGGGGCTCGCGGAGAGAATCTAGAAAAGAAATTCTTAAATTTCGCGGGGGAATTTCCTTCCTTATTTTTCACCGGAATGACGATGGGCGAGGCGGCCATGTTTTACAACGGGGAATACCTTTCCAACAAAATCAAACTGGAAGTGATCTCTCCTAAAAATTTGAAACGAGGATTCGATTGGGAAAAAGAAGGAATCGCGTGGATCACTCCTTCCCCCAATCTTCCCATGTTGGAATCCGCGCGGAACTATCTGGGCTTGGTGCTTTTGGAAGGAGTAAATGTCTCCGTAGGTCGCGGGACCCAGGCTCCTTTCGTGTATTTCGGCGCGCCTTGGATGAACGAGCCGGACGCTCTTCTTTCCGAATTGAACGAGGGTAGCAAAGGGGATTATTATTACCAGAGCGTATTTTTTAAACCCACTTTCGGACCGTTCAAAGGGGAAATCTGTAGGGGGTTACGATTGACGGTCGTAAATAAAAATTACGATCCGATTCGGATGGCGTATCTTCTCGTTTCCGTTCTGAAGAAAAAATACAAGGACTTCCGATGGAGACAATATCCGGACGGTTCGCATAACATAGATTTTCTCTGGGGAACCGAACGTTTTAGACGATCGATCGACTCGGGAATAGAATACGCGGATTTTAAAAAATCCTTTTCGGAATCGGAGGAAAATATGAATCGATCCCTCCGGAAATACCTGATGTATTAA
- a CDS encoding lipoprotein LipL46 gives MAMLPILRISALTLVLSFAIACATGSASGRKKKEYYEINGDQVTVMGEAPIYNGDKTNAKQRALKDAKINAVRKVVGEQITSKSQASDGESLGSSLLSKTDAFVKSYDIVDEAEGKIDTQPILKLTVRCTIEQSKLSTAVDSLLADVGNPRVVIVVPSKVGGQPVAPLTANNIAEAEIAKNLKKAGNKVVDAATAAKTVNKSQVDPSTVDAGSPIVAQAQASGAEVMIIGNVETEDQPVVSSIGGKNLDRPLFNTAATGSYKVILLWGDGKIVDSGTGDGRAADITQKVSREKAVSQWAESVAKKVNKQLKEEWFNLTENNTIILKFTGLNADESTKFKDDLTEFTAAKDINVRTSDANGSEWEVTYPGKDALFMDELVYKKDRGFTFLATKNMTVKSATRGVVTLEFKPNN, from the coding sequence ATGGCTATGTTGCCCATCCTGCGGATTTCCGCTCTAACCCTCGTCCTCTCTTTCGCTATTGCTTGCGCCACCGGAAGTGCTAGCGGTCGTAAAAAAAAGGAATACTACGAAATTAATGGAGACCAAGTCACCGTGATGGGAGAAGCTCCCATCTATAACGGTGATAAAACGAACGCAAAACAGCGCGCGTTAAAAGACGCGAAAATCAATGCGGTTCGGAAGGTGGTCGGCGAACAGATTACCAGCAAGAGCCAGGCTTCCGACGGAGAAAGTCTAGGCTCCAGCCTCTTATCCAAGACGGATGCATTCGTGAAGTCTTACGATATCGTGGATGAGGCCGAAGGAAAAATCGATACCCAGCCGATCCTAAAATTGACCGTAAGATGTACGATCGAACAAAGCAAACTTTCGACCGCTGTGGATTCTCTCTTGGCGGACGTGGGAAACCCGAGAGTCGTCATCGTCGTACCTTCTAAGGTCGGAGGCCAACCGGTTGCCCCTCTAACCGCGAATAACATTGCGGAAGCGGAAATCGCCAAGAACCTGAAGAAAGCCGGTAACAAAGTCGTGGATGCTGCCACCGCGGCTAAGACTGTCAATAAATCTCAGGTAGATCCTAGCACCGTGGATGCAGGATCTCCCATAGTCGCCCAAGCTCAGGCCTCCGGAGCGGAAGTCATGATCATAGGAAATGTGGAAACGGAAGACCAACCTGTAGTTTCCAGCATCGGCGGAAAAAATCTGGATCGTCCCCTTTTCAATACCGCAGCCACCGGGTCCTATAAAGTGATCCTACTTTGGGGAGACGGTAAGATTGTGGATTCCGGAACCGGCGACGGTAGAGCCGCAGACATCACCCAAAAAGTTTCCCGCGAAAAGGCCGTCTCCCAATGGGCGGAAAGCGTAGCGAAAAAGGTGAACAAACAGCTCAAGGAAGAATGGTTCAACCTTACGGAAAACAACACGATCATCCTGAAATTCACCGGTTTGAATGCGGACGAGTCGACCAAATTCAAGGACGACCTGACCGAGTTCACCGCAGCGAAGGATATCAACGTCCGTACTTCCGACGCAAACGGTTCGGAATGGGAAGTAACCTACCCTGGCAAAGACGCTCTGTTTATGGACGAGTTGGTTTATAAAAAGGACCGCGGGTTCACCTTCTTGGCCACCAAAAATATGACCGTCAAATCCGCTACTCGCGGAGTGGTCACCCTGGAGTTCAAGCCGAACAACTGA
- a CDS encoding SRPBCC family protein: MRDTNTNRNFGNFTSEQEIQFERILPGPIETVWEYLTDSEKRGTWLAKGPMELKVGGKVELHFLHSELSEEKIYPERFKHMENGAIGNETVIACDPPRFLSFTWGPDSEVSFELAQKGEDVLLTLKHYKLSKENEKLMVSAGWHSHLDVLVSKLSKEKVPRFWESFFRYESEYGKRIKEQIPR; the protein is encoded by the coding sequence ATGAGAGACACGAATACGAACAGGAATTTCGGAAATTTCACTTCGGAACAGGAAATACAATTCGAAAGAATCCTTCCGGGACCGATCGAAACGGTTTGGGAATATTTAACGGACTCCGAAAAGCGAGGGACTTGGCTCGCGAAAGGACCGATGGAATTGAAGGTCGGAGGCAAGGTGGAATTGCATTTTCTGCATTCGGAACTTTCGGAAGAAAAAATCTATCCGGAAAGATTCAAGCATATGGAAAACGGGGCGATCGGGAATGAAACCGTGATCGCGTGCGATCCGCCTAGGTTCCTAAGTTTTACGTGGGGTCCGGATTCGGAAGTCAGTTTCGAGCTGGCACAGAAAGGCGAGGATGTTCTTCTTACTTTAAAACATTATAAATTATCGAAAGAAAACGAGAAGCTTATGGTATCGGCCGGATGGCATTCTCATCTGGATGTATTGGTTTCCAAATTGTCCAAAGAGAAGGTTCCCAGATTCTGGGAAAGTTTTTTCAGATACGAATCCGAATACGGAAAGAGAATCAAAGAACAAATCCCGCGGTAA
- a CDS encoding ArsR/SmtB family transcription factor, whose translation MLALDAVGDPTRRKILETLFDGEKSSGEIVSRFNISAAAISQHLKVLREANLIQVRVEGQRRIHSLDSTGWKEIQDWLDLAKRFWEGRLNALERELKANQRRKERDLK comes from the coding sequence ATGCTCGCTTTAGATGCCGTAGGGGATCCTACAAGGCGTAAAATACTGGAGACCCTTTTTGACGGAGAAAAATCCTCCGGAGAGATCGTTTCCCGATTCAATATCAGCGCCGCCGCGATTTCGCAGCACTTGAAAGTGCTCCGGGAGGCGAATCTGATCCAAGTCCGTGTGGAAGGCCAAAGGCGGATTCACTCCTTGGATTCTACCGGTTGGAAGGAAATTCAGGATTGGCTGGATCTAGCCAAGAGATTCTGGGAAGGGCGTTTGAACGCGTTGGAAAGGGAATTGAAAGCGAACCAAAGAAGAAAGGAGAGAGATTTAAAATGA
- a CDS encoding flagellin, which translates to MIINHNLSAVNSHRSLKFNEQAVDKTMKALSSGMRINSAGDDASGLAVSEKLRTQVNGLRQAERNTEDGMSFIQTAEGFLQQTSDIIQRIRVLAIQTANGIYSPEDRQLVQVEVSALVDEVDRIASQAEFNRFKLFEGQFARGSKVASMWFHMGPNQNQRERFYIGTMTSRALKLVGADGKAISVSTPTKSNDVIGFADAALGKIMKQRADMGAYFNRLEHSAKGLMGAYENMQASESRIRDADMAEEMVALTTKQILVQSGTAMLAQANVKPNSVLKLLQM; encoded by the coding sequence ATGATTATCAATCACAACCTGAGCGCGGTGAATTCACACCGTTCTCTAAAGTTCAACGAACAAGCTGTGGATAAAACCATGAAGGCTCTCTCGTCGGGCATGAGGATCAACTCTGCCGGCGACGATGCCTCCGGTTTGGCTGTCTCCGAGAAGCTTCGTACCCAGGTAAACGGTTTGAGGCAGGCGGAGAGAAATACGGAAGACGGGATGAGCTTCATCCAGACTGCGGAAGGCTTTCTTCAGCAGACATCGGACATCATCCAAAGAATCCGGGTTTTGGCCATCCAAACCGCGAATGGAATCTACAGCCCCGAGGACAGACAGTTGGTCCAGGTGGAAGTATCTGCGCTGGTAGACGAGGTGGATCGGATTGCCTCCCAAGCGGAGTTCAATCGATTCAAACTTTTCGAAGGGCAGTTCGCAAGAGGTTCGAAAGTAGCCTCTATGTGGTTTCACATGGGACCGAATCAGAACCAGAGGGAGAGGTTCTACATCGGAACGATGACTTCCCGGGCTTTGAAACTTGTGGGCGCGGACGGAAAAGCGATTTCCGTATCCACTCCCACGAAGTCGAACGACGTGATCGGCTTTGCCGATGCGGCGCTCGGGAAGATCATGAAGCAAAGAGCGGATATGGGGGCCTACTTCAATAGGTTGGAACATTCCGCAAAAGGACTGATGGGGGCATACGAAAATATGCAGGCATCGGAATCCAGAATTCGGGACGCCGATATGGCGGAGGAGATGGTTGCGCTGACCACAAAACAAATACTCGTGCAGAGTGGTACGGCGATGTTAGCGCAAGCCAACGTAAAACCGAATTCGGTTCTTAAGCTTCTCCAGATGTAG
- a CDS encoding flagellin, whose product MIINHNLAAINSHRVLKFQNNEVAKNMEALSSGMRINRAGDDASGLAVSEKMRTQVKGLRQAERNTEDGMSLIQTTEGYLQETNDIIQRVRVLAIQSSNGIYGAEDRQMIQVEVSQLIDEIDRIASQAEFNKMALLQGDFARGSRSASMWFHIGPNQHQRERVYIATMTAKALNLIKADGTLLTLSTAEQSNDAIGFLDDALMKISKQRANLGAYFNRLEHASKGLMVAYENIQASESRIRDTDMAEETVAFTKNQILVQSGTAMLAQANVRPQSVLQLLR is encoded by the coding sequence ATGATCATTAACCACAACTTAGCCGCGATTAACTCCCACCGCGTCCTGAAGTTCCAGAACAACGAAGTGGCAAAGAACATGGAAGCTCTGTCTTCCGGTATGCGTATCAACCGCGCCGGTGACGATGCGTCCGGTCTTGCCGTTTCCGAAAAAATGAGAACTCAGGTAAAAGGGCTTCGTCAAGCGGAGAGAAACACCGAGGACGGCATGTCCTTGATCCAGACCACCGAAGGATATCTGCAGGAAACCAACGATATCATTCAGCGCGTTCGGGTTCTTGCCATCCAATCTTCCAACGGTATCTACGGCGCGGAAGACCGCCAAATGATCCAAGTAGAGGTTTCTCAGCTCATCGACGAGATCGATCGGATCGCTTCTCAGGCAGAGTTCAACAAAATGGCGCTACTCCAAGGGGATTTTGCCCGCGGTTCTAGAAGCGCTTCGATGTGGTTCCACATCGGTCCGAACCAACACCAAAGGGAGCGGGTCTATATCGCTACGATGACCGCTAAAGCTCTGAATCTGATTAAAGCCGACGGAACGCTGTTGACTCTTTCCACTGCGGAACAGTCCAACGATGCCATCGGATTCTTGGATGACGCCCTGATGAAAATCAGCAAGCAAAGAGCGAATCTTGGAGCGTACTTCAACCGACTCGAACATGCGTCGAAAGGTTTGATGGTCGCTTACGAGAACATCCAGGCTTCAGAGTCGCGTATCAGAGACACAGACATGGCGGAAGAAACCGTTGCATTTACCAAGAACCAGATTCTGGTTCAATCCGGTACTGCAATGTTAGCTCAAGCCAACGTCAGACCCCAGTCCGTCCTTCAATTACTCAGGTAA
- the pdhA gene encoding pyruvate dehydrogenase (acetyl-transferring) E1 component subunit alpha, with protein MSQPKTKKDTQDLHELYRQMLLIRRFEEAAAKSYSMGKIGGFCHLYIGQEAVGVGAIAALEERDYIVSTYRDHGHALARGLEPKSLMAELFGKKTGIAKGNGGSMHFFDKTKNFMGGHGIVGGHISLAAGIAYASKYRQDGAVTLCFFGEGAANIGSFHEGMNLAAIWKLPLVMICENNHYAMGTPEYRALSVKDVSVRAAAYDIARDHIEGDEVRKVRDHVQFAIDRARRGEGPTLMEISTYRFRGHSMSDPAKYRTKEELEKYKQGDPLIKAEKELLQCGWSREELDGLSDSIQSIVDDSLNFAEKSEEPPLGWLHKHVYAENI; from the coding sequence ATGAGCCAACCCAAAACCAAAAAAGACACCCAAGACCTTCACGAACTTTATAGACAAATGTTATTGATCCGCCGCTTCGAGGAGGCCGCGGCAAAATCGTACAGCATGGGAAAAATCGGAGGATTTTGCCACTTGTACATAGGTCAAGAAGCGGTGGGAGTCGGTGCCATCGCGGCTCTAGAAGAAAGGGATTATATCGTTTCCACCTACCGAGACCACGGGCATGCTCTTGCAAGAGGACTCGAACCGAAATCTCTAATGGCGGAACTCTTCGGGAAAAAAACGGGGATCGCCAAGGGAAACGGCGGATCCATGCACTTTTTCGATAAGACGAAAAATTTCATGGGAGGGCACGGCATCGTCGGAGGTCATATTTCTTTAGCTGCCGGAATCGCGTACGCTTCCAAATACAGACAGGACGGCGCAGTTACGTTATGTTTTTTCGGAGAGGGAGCCGCCAACATCGGATCCTTCCATGAAGGAATGAACCTTGCAGCGATTTGGAAACTTCCCTTGGTCATGATCTGCGAAAACAACCATTACGCGATGGGAACTCCCGAATACAGAGCCCTATCCGTCAAAGACGTGTCCGTACGCGCCGCAGCATACGACATCGCGAGAGATCATATAGAAGGAGACGAAGTCAGAAAGGTCCGGGACCACGTTCAGTTCGCCATCGACCGAGCGAGACGCGGCGAAGGCCCCACCCTCATGGAAATCTCCACATACCGTTTTCGAGGACATTCCATGTCCGACCCGGCGAAATACCGTACAAAAGAAGAACTGGAGAAATACAAGCAGGGGGATCCGTTGATCAAGGCGGAAAAGGAACTCTTACAATGCGGCTGGTCCCGGGAAGAATTGGACGGCCTCAGCGATTCCATACAATCCATCGTGGATGATTCTTTGAACTTTGCGGAAAAGAGCGAAGAACCTCCCTTAGGTTGGCTTCACAAACACGTTTACGCGGAGAATATCTGA
- a CDS encoding pyruvate dehydrogenase complex E1 component subunit beta has product MPILTYREALNRAMTEEMEKDPNIFLMGEEVGHYEGAYKVSQGMLAKFGERRVIDTPISENGFAGVGIGAAMVGLRPIIEFMTWNFSLVAIDQIINSAAKMNYMSAGQFPIPIVFRGAGGAGGRLAAQHSQSFESWYAHIPGLKVIAPYTPADAYGLLKTSILDNNPTIFIESEVLYGTKGEVPTGEFYIPMGKADVKREGTQLTIISWSRALMYVLPAAEKLAKEGISVEVVDIRSIRPLDEEAILASVRKTNRALIVEEGWNVAGFGAQLAYLVQKEAFDYLDAPVERVTQEDVPMPYAANLEKASLPSEEKIIQKVREMIK; this is encoded by the coding sequence ATGCCGATTCTGACGTACCGCGAGGCCTTAAATCGGGCCATGACAGAGGAAATGGAAAAGGATCCGAACATCTTTCTTATGGGGGAAGAAGTCGGACACTACGAGGGGGCGTACAAAGTCTCCCAAGGAATGCTGGCGAAATTCGGGGAAAGAAGAGTGATAGACACCCCCATCTCCGAAAACGGATTTGCGGGCGTAGGAATCGGGGCCGCAATGGTGGGCCTAAGGCCCATCATCGAATTCATGACCTGGAATTTCTCCCTAGTCGCGATTGATCAGATCATAAACTCCGCCGCTAAAATGAACTATATGAGTGCCGGCCAATTTCCGATTCCGATCGTCTTCCGCGGAGCTGGAGGGGCCGGAGGAAGATTGGCCGCGCAACATTCCCAATCCTTCGAGAGTTGGTACGCTCATATTCCCGGCCTGAAGGTCATCGCCCCGTACACTCCCGCGGATGCGTACGGATTATTGAAAACTTCGATCTTAGACAACAACCCGACCATTTTTATAGAAAGCGAAGTACTGTACGGAACGAAAGGAGAAGTTCCGACGGGAGAATTCTATATTCCGATGGGAAAAGCGGACGTCAAACGGGAAGGCACACAGCTTACGATCATTAGCTGGTCCCGAGCCCTGATGTACGTATTGCCCGCCGCGGAAAAGTTGGCCAAGGAAGGAATCTCCGTAGAGGTGGTGGATATCCGGAGCATCCGTCCTTTGGACGAAGAAGCGATCTTGGCCTCGGTTCGAAAAACCAATCGGGCCCTGATCGTAGAGGAAGGTTGGAACGTGGCCGGATTCGGAGCCCAGCTCGCCTATCTGGTCCAGAAGGAAGCCTTTGACTACCTCGACGCCCCGGTGGAAAGAGTAACCCAAGAGGATGTGCCTATGCCCTATGCGGCCAATCTAGAAAAAGCCTCCCTACCGAGCGAAGAGAAGATAATCCAAAAGGTAAGAGAGATGATCAAATGA
- a CDS encoding pyruvate dehydrogenase complex dihydrolipoamide acetyltransferase codes for MAKIAEMTQLSPTMTEGVLVKWLKKKGDSVAPGESIAEVETDKAVMEMESFDTGILLEIIAGEGSKLPVGAPVAIIGKSGEDISSLLAEAKTRSSSLPKPETPTSPAPALSIISEPPQTAPVKSEPPQIPEAEEEDSVRPASSSQRGLSTPALEGRIKASPLAKHIAKETGIDLARIHGTGPDGRILKRDVEASQVLVRTSLSTSAAPLKEEKQQISGMRKTIANRLVHSKTHQPHFYLDIELDAEPLVKLRENINADLKASGEETKISLNDFVIKASAFALLQVPEVNSSWREDHILRHGRVDVGVAVSIEGGLITPYVRNADLCSILEIGRKVKELASRARERKLKPEEYSDGTFTVSNLGMFGIDRFAAVINEPEAAILAVGNAVPKPVLKSGAIVPGITLSVCLSCDHRVVDGAVGARWLQVFREVLEHPLRLLV; via the coding sequence ATGGCTAAAATCGCCGAAATGACCCAACTCAGCCCGACGATGACCGAGGGCGTATTGGTAAAGTGGTTAAAGAAGAAGGGGGATTCCGTCGCCCCGGGAGAATCGATCGCGGAGGTGGAAACCGATAAGGCCGTGATGGAGATGGAGTCTTTCGATACGGGAATCCTTCTGGAAATCATCGCGGGAGAAGGCTCCAAACTTCCCGTGGGAGCTCCCGTAGCGATCATCGGAAAATCGGGAGAGGACATCAGTTCTCTTCTCGCTGAGGCCAAAACAAGAAGTTCCTCCCTGCCCAAGCCGGAAACGCCGACTTCTCCCGCCCCTGCACTTTCCATAATCTCAGAACCTCCCCAAACAGCTCCCGTCAAATCGGAGCCGCCACAAATTCCCGAAGCGGAAGAGGAAGACTCCGTACGTCCAGCCTCATCCTCTCAGAGGGGACTCTCAACTCCGGCTCTTGAAGGAAGAATCAAGGCCTCTCCCCTTGCGAAACATATCGCCAAAGAAACAGGAATCGACTTAGCGAGAATACACGGAACCGGACCGGACGGAAGAATCCTGAAACGGGATGTGGAAGCGAGCCAGGTCCTAGTACGGACAAGCCTTTCCACATCCGCGGCTCCCTTAAAAGAGGAAAAACAGCAGATTTCCGGAATGAGAAAGACCATTGCCAACCGCTTGGTCCATTCCAAAACCCACCAACCTCATTTCTATCTGGACATAGAGTTGGACGCGGAGCCTCTCGTAAAATTGCGCGAGAACATAAACGCGGATCTCAAGGCTTCCGGAGAAGAGACGAAGATCAGCCTAAACGATTTTGTCATTAAGGCTTCCGCGTTCGCACTTTTGCAAGTCCCGGAGGTGAATTCCTCCTGGAGAGAGGATCATATCCTGCGCCACGGAAGAGTAGATGTCGGGGTCGCAGTCTCCATCGAAGGCGGACTCATCACCCCGTACGTCCGAAATGCCGATCTCTGCTCCATTTTGGAAATCGGCAGGAAAGTAAAAGAACTTGCCTCCCGAGCAAGAGAAAGAAAACTAAAACCCGAAGAATATTCGGACGGAACGTTCACAGTATCCAACCTAGGCATGTTCGGCATCGATCGCTTTGCGGCCGTCATCAACGAGCCGGAAGCGGCGATTTTAGCCGTAGGGAACGCGGTCCCGAAACCCGTGCTAAAATCCGGTGCGATCGTTCCCGGCATCACGCTCTCCGTTTGCCTTTCCTGCGATCATAGAGTCGTGGATGGAGCGGTGGGAGCCCGTTGGTTGCAGGTCTTTCGGGAAGTGCTCGAGCACCCGTTGCGCCTTCTCGTCTGA
- the fliG gene encoding flagellar motor switch protein FliG, whose product MAEKDSNSRIQKVRKAALLLLSLDKDSAAKALSQLEEGLIEEIIQEMAKIRTVSKAEKEGALLDFQESLRELAGESRGGIDAARDLLYKSVGKEKSESILGKLDRKDTEEDFSFLNDAEPQTLAQLLLPENPQTIAVTLAFLNPKKAAEALKFLPKDLQSKVALKLANTTKTHPDAIRQIARVLKKKYENRDKSEFSEAGGTEALASILNHMDKSLEETILRDLEEHSPELASQVREKLYTFEDVLLLNSKEMRFVINRLGDDDVIATALRGSGDEIRAHFFEAMSKNRANDILEQMELRGKVTLKEITDARNKVLSLLRDLEETGEIVLKKDTEEFI is encoded by the coding sequence TTGGCGGAAAAAGACTCTAATTCCCGGATCCAAAAAGTTAGAAAAGCGGCCTTGCTTCTGCTTTCCTTGGACAAGGATTCGGCGGCCAAAGCGCTTTCCCAATTGGAAGAAGGCTTGATCGAGGAAATCATCCAGGAAATGGCCAAGATCCGGACGGTTTCCAAGGCCGAAAAAGAGGGTGCTCTTTTGGATTTTCAGGAATCCCTGAGAGAGCTTGCGGGCGAATCGCGGGGAGGCATCGACGCCGCCCGGGATCTACTGTACAAGTCCGTAGGCAAAGAAAAATCGGAATCTATATTAGGAAAACTAGATAGAAAAGACACGGAGGAGGACTTCTCCTTTTTGAACGACGCGGAACCGCAAACTCTTGCGCAACTTCTTCTTCCGGAAAATCCCCAGACGATCGCGGTCACTCTTGCCTTTTTAAATCCTAAAAAAGCCGCGGAAGCTTTGAAATTCCTGCCCAAGGATCTACAATCCAAGGTCGCGCTAAAATTGGCGAATACGACCAAAACTCATCCGGATGCGATCCGACAGATCGCAAGAGTTCTGAAGAAAAAATACGAGAATCGGGACAAGTCCGAATTCAGCGAAGCGGGCGGAACGGAAGCGCTTGCGAGTATCTTAAATCACATGGACAAGTCTCTCGAAGAGACCATCCTGAGGGACCTGGAGGAGCATTCCCCGGAACTGGCCTCTCAAGTCAGAGAAAAGCTCTATACCTTCGAGGATGTGCTCCTTTTGAATTCCAAGGAAATGCGTTTTGTGATCAATCGTCTCGGGGACGACGATGTGATTGCGACCGCGCTGCGAGGTTCCGGCGACGAGATCCGTGCTCATTTTTTCGAAGCCATGTCCAAAAACCGAGCCAACGATATTTTGGAACAGATGGAATTAAGGGGAAAAGTAACCTTAAAAGAGATTACGGATGCGAGAAACAAGGTCCTGTCCTTACTGCGGGATCTGGAAGAAACCGGAGAAATCGTTCTCAAAAAAGACACGGAAGAATTCATCTAA
- a CDS encoding alpha/beta fold hydrolase, with translation MVSPNMLKRVFKLTLGFLSLLFVLFLFGIIITWAPDKTVAELQPKWAPLPSVFVDTMGMKVHLRDEGPRTDPNPIVLIHGTASSLHTWDGWVEELKSTRRVVRFDLPGFGLTGPSPNGDYSMDLYVKFVISILDKLEIKHAVIAGNSLGGNITWFTALNHPKYFEKLILVDASGYHFQSTSVPIGFRIARIPLLRNLVSNVLPRFIISSSVKNTYGDPSKVTETQIDRYYDLTLREGNRKALVQRFQQMTPGMHEDKIRELHIPTLILWGGKDRLIPPEYAEKFHEDIQGSKLVVFENLGHIPQEESPKETLQVFQEFMK, from the coding sequence ATGGTCTCGCCCAATATGCTGAAACGTGTCTTTAAACTAACGCTCGGATTTTTATCCTTACTATTCGTACTGTTCCTTTTCGGGATCATAATTACTTGGGCTCCGGACAAAACCGTAGCCGAGTTACAACCGAAATGGGCTCCTCTACCTTCCGTTTTTGTAGATACCATGGGAATGAAAGTGCATTTGCGGGACGAAGGACCTCGTACCGATCCGAACCCGATCGTTCTGATTCACGGAACCGCCTCCTCTCTTCATACTTGGGACGGATGGGTCGAAGAACTTAAATCCACTCGCAGAGTCGTACGCTTCGATCTTCCCGGATTCGGTCTTACCGGCCCTTCTCCGAACGGAGACTACTCCATGGATCTATATGTAAAATTCGTAATTTCCATCTTAGACAAGTTAGAGATCAAACATGCTGTGATCGCCGGAAATTCCCTAGGCGGAAACATTACATGGTTTACCGCGCTGAATCACCCGAAATATTTCGAAAAATTGATATTAGTGGACGCTTCCGGTTATCACTTCCAATCGACTTCGGTTCCGATCGGCTTTAGGATCGCGAGGATTCCGTTACTGCGCAATCTGGTAAGCAACGTGCTTCCCCGGTTCATCATCTCTTCCAGCGTAAAGAACACGTATGGGGATCCTAGCAAAGTTACGGAAACGCAAATCGATCGTTACTACGACCTAACCTTGCGGGAAGGAAATCGCAAAGCCTTGGTTCAGAGATTCCAACAGATGACTCCTGGAATGCATGAGGATAAGATTCGCGAACTCCACATTCCCACCTTAATCCTTTGGGGAGGAAAAGATCGGTTGATCCCTCCCGAATACGCGGAGAAGTTCCACGAAGATATCCAAGGAAGCAAATTGGTCGTGTTTGAAAATTTGGGGCATATTCCCCAGGAGGAGTCCCCGAAAGAAACCTTGCAGGTATTCCAGGAATTCATGAAATAG